One Paraburkholderia agricolaris DNA segment encodes these proteins:
- a CDS encoding 2-dehydropantoate 2-reductase: MAKICIYGAGSIGCYIGGRLLAAGSEVDFVGRARIADLLQQQGITLSHYDNRHWFVPPERIDISTQAVKAAAADLVLVTVKSAATPTAAVELASVLRPDAVVVSFQNGVGNAEVLRAALPHHTVLEGMVPFNVVERSPAAFHQGSAGKLEVRQTPALQPFVDDFRNADLPLIQHADMLPVQWAKLLLNLNNAINALSNRPLKEELSQRAYRICLGMAQKEALVLLKLANIRPAKVTPLPATWIPRVLGVPDALFERLGRTMLTIDPLARSSMSDDLAAGRTTEIDWINGEVVRLADRLGRTAPVNERLCELVREAERSDLRPSWSGEALLTQMRAAAGVSSLRHAAR; this comes from the coding sequence ATGGCGAAAATCTGTATCTACGGCGCGGGGTCCATTGGTTGCTATATCGGTGGACGGTTGCTTGCCGCCGGCAGCGAGGTGGATTTTGTCGGGCGTGCCCGTATCGCCGATCTGTTGCAGCAGCAAGGCATTACCCTGTCGCACTACGACAATCGACACTGGTTCGTACCGCCAGAGCGGATCGACATATCCACGCAGGCAGTAAAGGCAGCCGCAGCCGACCTCGTGCTGGTGACCGTCAAGTCCGCCGCGACACCCACCGCCGCGGTGGAACTGGCGAGCGTGCTTCGTCCGGACGCCGTGGTCGTCAGCTTCCAGAACGGCGTCGGTAATGCGGAGGTGCTGCGCGCGGCGCTGCCGCATCACACAGTGCTGGAGGGGATGGTGCCATTCAATGTTGTCGAACGCAGCCCAGCTGCGTTTCATCAAGGTTCGGCGGGGAAACTGGAGGTCCGGCAAACACCGGCCTTGCAGCCGTTCGTCGACGATTTCAGAAATGCAGATCTGCCGCTGATCCAGCACGCCGACATGTTGCCGGTGCAGTGGGCCAAGCTGCTGCTCAATCTCAACAACGCGATCAACGCGCTGTCCAACCGGCCGCTGAAGGAGGAACTCTCGCAGCGCGCCTACCGGATCTGCCTCGGCATGGCGCAGAAAGAAGCACTCGTGCTTCTGAAGCTGGCCAACATACGGCCGGCCAAAGTGACGCCGCTTCCCGCCACCTGGATACCGCGTGTTCTCGGCGTGCCTGACGCGTTGTTCGAACGGCTCGGCCGCACGATGCTGACGATCGATCCGCTCGCGCGCTCGTCGATGTCCGACGATCTGGCCGCGGGCCGCACCACGGAAATCGACTGGATCAATGGCGAAGTCGTGCGCCTCGCTGACCGCCTTGGCCGGACGGCGCCGGTGAACGAACGGCTATGCGAGCTCGTGCGCGAGGCCGAGCGAAGCGACCTGCGGCCGTCATGGTCGGGCGAAGCGCTGCTGACCCAGATGCGGGCTGCAGCGGGCGTCTCTTCGCTACGGCACGCCGCGCGCTAA
- a CDS encoding YbjQ family protein, which yields MIERHRVTTAFELPGHRIERSFGVARGIVVRSRSIVGSLGASLQTIFGGNISLYTSLCERTRQDAYERMLAQAAELGANSIIGMRYDATEIARGITEVLCYGTAVDATVLD from the coding sequence ATGATAGAACGGCATAGGGTTACAACAGCGTTTGAGCTTCCGGGGCACCGGATCGAGCGGTCCTTCGGCGTCGCTCGTGGGATCGTCGTTCGGTCCCGATCCATCGTTGGCTCGCTTGGCGCATCGCTGCAGACAATTTTCGGCGGCAACATCTCGCTGTACACGTCGCTGTGTGAGCGAACGCGGCAGGACGCTTATGAACGGATGCTTGCCCAGGCCGCGGAGTTGGGGGCGAACAGCATCATCGGCATGCGATACGACGCGACCGAGATTGCGAGAGGTATTACTGAGGTGCTGTGTTACGGGACCGCAGTCGACGCAACCGTGCTGGACTGA
- a CDS encoding MarR family winged helix-turn-helix transcriptional regulator yields MSSESHAEDPGRPMRLIGQVYRSFARLVDTPLRQLGFAYGQLPVLVTLKKAGALSQAELARTAQVEQSSMAQLLSRMERDGLVKRVPDPADGRSRLISLTPHAAKQMPNGKRVMDEVCETALSGFTSEERTQLLELLLRIDANLERSLIDRDNG; encoded by the coding sequence ATGTCAAGCGAATCGCACGCCGAAGATCCGGGTCGGCCCATGAGGCTGATCGGCCAGGTGTATCGAAGCTTTGCGAGGCTGGTCGACACGCCGCTGCGTCAGTTGGGGTTTGCTTATGGCCAGTTGCCCGTTCTGGTGACGCTGAAAAAAGCCGGCGCCCTGTCTCAGGCAGAGTTGGCGCGTACGGCGCAGGTGGAGCAGTCCAGCATGGCGCAACTTTTGAGCCGGATGGAACGCGACGGGTTAGTCAAACGCGTGCCCGATCCGGCCGATGGCCGAAGCAGGCTCATCTCGCTGACTCCCCATGCCGCGAAGCAGATGCCCAACGGCAAGCGGGTCATGGACGAGGTTTGCGAAACAGCCTTGAGCGGCTTTACTTCCGAAGAACGAACGCAATTACTGGAGTTGTTGCTGAGGATCGACGCTAATCTGGAACGGTCGCTCATCGATAGGGATAATGGCTGA